A portion of the Hoylesella buccalis ATCC 35310 genome contains these proteins:
- a CDS encoding fumarate reductase translates to MWLINSSIGRKVVMSVTGIALILFLTFHMSMNVVALFSGEAYNMICELLGANWYAVVATIALAALVVCHIVYAFILTAQNLRARGNERYAVTQRSSKVEWASQNMLVLGIIILLGLLLHLYNFWYNMMFAEIFHIADPLGNPADGFGYIRETFAQPLYVVLYVIWLVAIWFHLTHGFWSAMQTLGISNKIWFNRWKTIGEVYATLLMLGFLVVVLAFAFGCAPSLCCA, encoded by the coding sequence ATGTGGTTAATCAATTCATCTATTGGTAGAAAAGTGGTCATGTCGGTTACCGGCATTGCGCTTATTCTGTTCCTGACATTTCACATGTCAATGAATGTTGTCGCCCTCTTTTCTGGAGAAGCGTACAACATGATTTGTGAACTTTTGGGTGCCAACTGGTATGCGGTGGTAGCTACGATAGCACTTGCAGCTTTGGTTGTTTGTCATATCGTCTACGCATTCATCCTGACGGCACAAAACCTGCGGGCTCGCGGCAACGAACGTTATGCCGTTACGCAAAGAAGCTCTAAGGTAGAGTGGGCATCTCAAAACATGTTGGTGTTAGGCATCATCATTCTTTTGGGCTTACTTCTTCACTTGTACAATTTCTGGTACAACATGATGTTTGCCGAGATCTTTCACATTGCCGACCCGTTAGGCAATCCTGCTGACGGATTTGGTTACATTCGTGAAACATTCGCACAACCTCTGTATGTGGTGCTGTATGTCATTTGGCTGGTTGCCATCTGGTTCCATCTCACGCATGGCTTCTGGAGTGCAATGCAAACACTTGGAATCAGCAACAAAATCTGGTTCAATCGATGGAAGACCATCGGCGAGGTGTACGCCACGTTGCTGATGTTAGGCTTCCTTGTTGTTGTTCTCGCATTTGCCTTTGGCTGCGCGCCAAGTTTGTGCTGTGCGTAA
- a CDS encoding four helix bundle protein has translation MKSTHKDLIVWQKSIILVKRIYQVTRCFPHEELMGISSQMRRAAISIPSNIAEGYGRGTTKELLHFLYIALGSASELDTQIILCKELGFIIDLEAYQELYQLNIEVLKMLTALIKSQQQ, from the coding sequence ATGAAATCTACGCACAAAGACTTGATTGTTTGGCAAAAGAGCATCATTCTTGTGAAAAGGATTTATCAAGTAACGAGATGTTTTCCACATGAAGAACTCATGGGAATCTCCTCTCAAATGCGTAGAGCTGCAATTTCAATACCTTCGAACATAGCCGAAGGTTATGGCAGAGGAACAACAAAAGAGTTGTTACATTTCTTATATATAGCTTTGGGTTCAGCTTCTGAATTGGATACTCAAATTATTCTCTGTAAAGAGCTGGGCTTTATTATTGATTTGGAGGCTTACCAAGAACTCTATCAATTAAATATAGAAGTCTTAAAAATGCTAACAGCACTCATTAAAAGTCAACAACAATAG
- a CDS encoding fumarate reductase/succinate dehydrogenase flavoprotein subunit — protein MTQINSKIPEGPVAEKWTNYKAHQRLVNPKNKLKLDVIVVGTGLAGASAAASLGEMGFNVFNFCIQDSPRRAHSIAAQGGINAAKDYQNDGDSVYRLFYDTVKGGDYRAREANVYRLAEVSNAIIDQCVAQGVPFAREYGGMLANRSFGGAQVSRTFYAKGQTGQQLLLGAYSSLMCQVHAGKVKLYTRYEMEDVVIIDGRARGIIAKNLVTGKLERFSANAVVIATGGYGNAYFLSTNAMGCNCTAAVQCYRKGAYFANPSYVQIHPTCIPVHGDKQSKLTLMSESLRNDGRIWVPKKIEDAKALQAGTKQGWEIPEEDRDYYLERRYPAFGNLVPRDVASRAAKERCDKGFGVNNTGLAVFLDFSESINRLGLDEIMQRYGNLFEMYEEITDVFPGDMANEINGEKYYKPMMIFPAIHYTMGGIWVDYELMTSVAGLFAIGECNFSDHGANRLGASALMQGLADGYFVLPYTIQNYLADQAVWPRLSTDLPEFEEAEKKVQAEIDRLMNIKGKRSVDSIHKELGHIMWEHVGMGRTKEGLEEGLKMIADLRKEFDTNLFIPGSKEGLNVELDKAIHLRDFLLMGELVAYDAISRNESCGGHFREEYQTPEGEAKRDDENYFYVGCWKYQNNDETAPELLKEPLEYEAIKVQTRNYKN, from the coding sequence ATGACACAAATAAATTCAAAAATACCTGAAGGACCAGTAGCTGAGAAGTGGACCAATTACAAGGCTCACCAGCGCTTGGTTAACCCAAAGAATAAATTAAAATTGGATGTCATCGTTGTTGGTACAGGCTTAGCAGGTGCCAGTGCCGCCGCTTCGTTGGGCGAGATGGGATTCAATGTATTCAACTTTTGTATTCAAGACTCGCCTCGTCGTGCACACTCTATTGCTGCACAAGGAGGTATCAATGCTGCCAAGGATTATCAGAATGACGGTGACTCTGTTTATCGTTTGTTCTATGATACCGTAAAAGGTGGCGACTATCGTGCTCGCGAAGCTAACGTTTACCGTTTGGCAGAGGTGTCAAATGCTATCATCGACCAATGTGTTGCACAAGGCGTACCATTCGCTCGTGAATACGGAGGCATGTTGGCCAACCGTTCATTTGGTGGTGCACAGGTAAGTAGAACGTTCTATGCCAAAGGTCAAACAGGTCAGCAGCTGTTGTTAGGTGCTTACTCATCACTGATGTGTCAAGTACATGCAGGCAAAGTAAAGCTCTATACACGTTACGAGATGGAGGACGTAGTCATCATTGACGGTCGTGCTCGTGGTATCATAGCCAAGAACTTGGTGACTGGTAAGTTAGAGAGATTCTCTGCCAATGCCGTAGTGATTGCCACTGGCGGATACGGAAATGCTTATTTCCTTTCTACCAATGCAATGGGATGTAACTGTACCGCTGCCGTTCAGTGCTACCGTAAGGGTGCTTATTTTGCTAACCCTTCGTATGTGCAGATTCACCCCACCTGTATTCCTGTACATGGTGACAAGCAATCGAAGCTGACGTTGATGTCAGAATCGTTGCGTAACGACGGACGTATTTGGGTTCCTAAGAAGATTGAAGATGCCAAGGCATTGCAGGCAGGAACGAAACAAGGCTGGGAAATACCAGAGGAGGATCGCGACTACTACTTGGAGCGTCGCTACCCAGCATTTGGTAACTTAGTGCCTCGTGACGTGGCTTCGCGTGCTGCGAAGGAGCGTTGCGATAAGGGTTTTGGTGTGAATAACACTGGTTTGGCTGTGTTCCTCGACTTCTCTGAGTCAATCAACCGATTGGGACTTGATGAAATCATGCAGCGTTATGGAAACCTCTTCGAGATGTATGAAGAGATTACAGACGTGTTCCCAGGCGACATGGCGAACGAAATCAATGGTGAAAAGTACTACAAGCCCATGATGATCTTCCCCGCTATCCATTATACCATGGGTGGTATTTGGGTAGATTACGAGTTGATGACCTCTGTCGCAGGACTGTTTGCCATCGGTGAATGTAACTTCTCTGATCACGGTGCTAACCGTTTGGGAGCTTCAGCGTTGATGCAAGGTTTGGCAGATGGTTACTTCGTGTTGCCATACACCATTCAAAATTATTTGGCAGACCAAGCTGTTTGGCCACGTCTTTCTACCGATCTTCCAGAGTTTGAAGAGGCTGAAAAGAAGGTACAAGCAGAGATTGACCGTTTGATGAACATCAAGGGTAAGCGCTCTGTCGATTCTATTCACAAGGAGTTGGGTCACATCATGTGGGAACACGTGGGAATGGGTCGTACCAAGGAAGGTCTCGAAGAAGGCTTGAAGATGATAGCAGACTTGCGTAAAGAGTTCGATACCAACCTGTTTATTCCAGGTTCTAAGGAAGGTCTGAACGTTGAGTTGGATAAAGCTATCCATTTGCGTGATTTCTTATTGATGGGCGAACTCGTTGCTTACGATGCCATCTCTCGTAATGAGAGTTGTGGAGGTCACTTCCGTGAGGAGTACCAAACACCTGAGGGAGAGGCAAAGCGTGACGATGAAAACTATTTCTATGTAGGTTGTTGGAAGTACCAGAACAATGATGAAACCGCCCCCGAGCTGCTCAAAGAGCCACTCGAGTACGAGGCCATCAAGGTACAGACACGTAATTATAAGAATTAA
- a CDS encoding FtsX-like permease family protein: MNFPLFVARRYLFSKKSTNAINVISIISMIGVAVATMALVIVMSVFNGFHDLVASFLTNFDPQLEVVPTEGKSANANDSLLTKVKQLRQVDVATENVEDMAMAMYGDKLTMVTIKGVDDNFDKLTHIKEILYGDGEYELHAGNLEYGIIGIRLAQTLDVGATWNGYLKIYAPKRSGQLDMSNPASGFAVDSLLSPGVVFSVNQARYDKGHILTSIEFARNLFDMKGRISSLELRLQENSNLKEVKKEIQAIVGSRYKVLDRFEQQADTFKIMQIEKIIAYFFLTFILVVACFNIIGSLSMLMIDKKNDVVTLRNIGASDKQITKIFLFEGRMISVIGALIGILLGLLLCWLQQTFGFVSLGQRSGDFVVNAYPVSVHYLDIFLIFITVIAVGWMAVWYPVRYFSKRLLANR, encoded by the coding sequence ATGAACTTCCCTTTATTTGTTGCACGTCGTTATCTCTTTTCAAAAAAGAGCACGAATGCCATCAATGTCATCTCCATTATCTCCATGATAGGCGTGGCGGTGGCAACGATGGCATTGGTCATTGTGATGAGCGTTTTCAACGGTTTTCATGACTTGGTGGCCTCTTTTCTGACCAACTTCGACCCACAACTCGAAGTAGTTCCTACGGAAGGGAAATCAGCCAACGCCAACGACTCCTTGCTCACGAAGGTTAAACAGCTTCGTCAGGTGGATGTAGCCACAGAGAATGTGGAGGACATGGCAATGGCCATGTATGGCGACAAGCTAACCATGGTGACCATCAAAGGTGTGGATGACAATTTTGATAAGCTCACCCACATCAAGGAAATCCTATATGGGGACGGCGAATATGAGTTGCACGCTGGCAATTTGGAGTATGGTATCATCGGCATTCGATTGGCTCAAACACTTGATGTAGGCGCAACTTGGAACGGTTACCTCAAGATCTACGCACCCAAGCGGTCAGGACAGTTGGACATGAGTAATCCTGCCAGCGGGTTTGCGGTAGACTCTCTTCTGTCACCAGGCGTAGTGTTCTCGGTGAATCAAGCCAGATATGACAAGGGACATATACTCACTTCAATTGAATTTGCACGCAACCTTTTTGACATGAAGGGGCGCATCTCCTCACTTGAACTCCGGCTTCAAGAGAACAGTAACCTCAAGGAGGTGAAGAAAGAGATACAAGCTATCGTCGGAAGTCGGTACAAGGTGCTTGATCGTTTTGAACAACAAGCGGACACATTTAAGATCATGCAGATCGAGAAGATTATCGCTTATTTCTTCCTTACGTTCATCTTGGTTGTGGCGTGCTTTAACATTATCGGTTCGCTTTCCATGCTCATGATTGACAAGAAGAATGATGTGGTGACGTTAAGAAACATCGGAGCCAGCGACAAACAAATCACTAAAATCTTTCTTTTCGAAGGCCGAATGATTTCAGTCATAGGCGCTCTCATAGGCATTCTGTTGGGTTTGTTGCTCTGTTGGCTTCAACAGACCTTCGGTTTCGTATCACTTGGGCAAAGATCTGGCGACTTTGTTGTCAATGCTTATCCCGTTAGTGTGCACTATTTAGATATTTTCTTAATTTTCATCACGGTGATTGCCGTTGGTTGGATGGCGGTATGGTACCCCGTAAGATACTTTAGTAAACGCCTTTTGGCCAATCGTTAA
- a CDS encoding YitT family protein, with the protein MPRKKKSELKDYAVITLAMLMGSLGLTVFLLPNHIGMGGITGISSIIYWGFNIPVEVTYLVINATLLAFALKILGWRFCVKTIYAALTFAMFVWLIRQVTHDEAIINDQPFMAAILGAVLMGSSIGMGLSSNGSTGGTDVIAAMINKYHDISLGKVILLCDITIITSSYLVLHDWEQVLYGYVVLIVSSACVDKVVNMNRRSVQFFIISEKYEEIGRAINTTVQRGCTTLTGNGFYSGRDMKMLFVLAKQTESSMIFRTIDEIDPEAFVSQSAVIGVYGLGFDKFKVNKKKKSPRVAQAKKEEPTR; encoded by the coding sequence ATGCCAAGAAAAAAGAAATCAGAACTGAAAGATTACGCCGTCATCACACTGGCCATGCTCATGGGTAGCTTAGGCCTAACCGTCTTCTTGTTGCCCAACCACATCGGTATGGGCGGCATCACAGGTATCTCGTCTATCATCTATTGGGGGTTTAATATTCCCGTAGAGGTCACTTACCTAGTCATCAACGCCACCCTGCTGGCCTTTGCACTCAAGATTCTGGGGTGGCGATTTTGCGTCAAGACCATCTATGCCGCCCTGACGTTCGCCATGTTTGTGTGGCTCATCAGACAGGTGACGCACGATGAGGCAATCATCAACGACCAACCTTTCATGGCGGCCATTCTGGGAGCTGTGCTCATGGGGTCGAGCATCGGAATGGGATTGTCGAGCAACGGCAGCACAGGTGGAACGGATGTCATTGCGGCCATGATTAACAAATATCATGACATCTCGCTGGGAAAGGTCATCCTTCTCTGCGACATCACCATCATCACATCCAGCTACCTGGTGCTGCACGACTGGGAGCAGGTGTTGTATGGCTATGTGGTGCTCATTGTTTCTTCGGCTTGCGTGGACAAAGTGGTGAACATGAACCGACGGTCGGTTCAATTCTTCATCATCTCAGAAAAATACGAAGAGATAGGTAGGGCCATCAATACGACGGTTCAACGAGGATGTACCACGCTCACGGGCAACGGATTTTACTCTGGACGCGACATGAAAATGCTTTTCGTGCTGGCCAAACAAACCGAGTCGTCCATGATTTTCAGAACGATTGACGAGATAGACCCAGAGGCTTTTGTCTCTCAGAGTGCGGTTATCGGTGTATACGGACTGGGCTTTGACAAGTTCAAGGTGAACAAAAAGAAGAAATCACCACGAGTGGCGCAAGCTAAAAAAGAAGAACCCACCCGTTAA
- a CDS encoding succinate dehydrogenase/fumarate reductase iron-sulfur subunit: MSKNISFTIKFWRQNGPKDKGHFDTHEMKNIPDDTSFLEMLDILNEELIEDGKEPFVFDHDCREGICGMCSLYINGVPHGKTERGATTCQLYMRRFNDGDVITVEPWRSAGFPVIKDCMVDRNAFDKIIAAGGYNTIRTGQAQDANSILIPKEKADEAMDCASCIGCGACVAACKNGSAMLFVSSKVSQLALLPQGRPEAAKRAKAMVLKMDELGFGNCTNTRSCEAVCPKNESIANIARLNREYITAKFKD, from the coding sequence ATGTCAAAAAATATAAGTTTTACAATTAAATTTTGGCGTCAGAACGGTCCTAAAGACAAGGGACATTTTGACACTCACGAGATGAAGAATATCCCAGACGATACTTCTTTCCTCGAAATGCTTGACATCCTCAACGAGGAACTCATCGAGGATGGGAAAGAACCGTTTGTTTTCGATCACGACTGTCGTGAAGGTATTTGCGGAATGTGCTCACTCTATATCAATGGAGTGCCACACGGAAAGACCGAACGAGGTGCGACAACCTGCCAATTGTACATGCGTCGTTTCAACGATGGCGATGTCATTACCGTAGAACCTTGGCGTTCAGCAGGCTTCCCAGTTATCAAGGATTGTATGGTAGACCGTAACGCTTTCGACAAAATCATCGCTGCAGGTGGCTACAATACCATTCGAACAGGACAGGCACAGGATGCCAATTCCATCCTTATTCCTAAGGAGAAGGCCGATGAGGCCATGGACTGTGCTTCCTGCATCGGTTGTGGTGCCTGCGTAGCAGCATGTAAAAACGGCTCTGCCATGCTCTTCGTTAGCTCCAAGGTTAGCCAGTTGGCGTTGTTGCCACAAGGCCGTCCAGAGGCTGCTAAGCGTGCCAAAGCCATGGTTCTCAAGATGGATGAGCTGGGATTTGGTAACTGTACCAACACTCGTTCATGCGAAGCCGTATGTCCAAAGAACGAGTCGATTGCTAACATCGCACGACTGAACCGTGAATACATCACAGCAAAGTTTAAAGATTAA
- the rbfA gene encoding 30S ribosome-binding factor RbfA: protein MQETRQNRIARLLQKELAIIFQSQTRATHGVMVSVTRVRVSPDLSICTAYLSIFPSEKAEEIIKNITANEKTIRYDLGTRVRNQLRIVPELRFFIDDSLDYIEHIDELLKK, encoded by the coding sequence ATGCAAGAGACAAGACAAAACCGCATCGCGCGACTGCTTCAAAAAGAACTCGCCATCATATTTCAATCGCAAACAAGAGCTACCCATGGTGTCATGGTAAGCGTCACCCGGGTACGTGTCAGTCCTGATTTGAGTATTTGCACCGCCTACTTGAGTATTTTTCCCTCAGAAAAAGCGGAGGAAATCATCAAGAACATCACGGCAAATGAGAAAACCATTCGTTACGACTTGGGCACACGGGTACGCAATCAGCTGCGTATTGTTCCCGAATTGCGTTTCTTCATCGACGACAGCCTTGATTACATCGAACACATCGACGAACTGTTGAAGAAATAA
- a CDS encoding DUF3467 domain-containing protein has protein sequence MEDNTQQQGLQLELNPEVAQGKYVNLALISHSSSEFVLDFTSILPGIPKPQVVSRVVMAPEHAKRLLMALQENIYKYEQQFGKIQLPEMAGRTIAPFEGTKGEA, from the coding sequence ATGGAAGATAACACGCAGCAGCAGGGATTGCAATTGGAGTTGAATCCCGAGGTGGCTCAGGGTAAGTATGTAAATCTGGCCCTGATCTCACACTCCAGTTCAGAGTTTGTACTTGATTTTACCAGTATTTTGCCCGGAATACCCAAACCTCAGGTGGTAAGTCGTGTGGTGATGGCACCCGAACATGCCAAACGACTTCTCATGGCCTTGCAGGAGAACATCTATAAATACGAGCAGCAGTTTGGCAAGATTCAACTGCCAGAGATGGCAGGCCGCACCATTGCTCCTTTCGAAGGTACCAAGGGGGAAGCGTAG